From the genome of Flavobacterium sediminis:
ATATTACTTCTCTCTCGTAAGAAGTCGTCAAATTTCTCTATAAACTTTAAATTAATGTCTTCTGCTTTAGCATTAGGTTTGAATTCTTGTAAGCGTTTTTTTAGTAATTTATAATGCTCTTGTGTCCCAGTTTCGATTTCTTTAAATTTCTTAGCAGTAAACATATTGAAAACAAAAAACAAGTCGGTTGTATTGTTGTTAGAATAAAAGTTTTTTATAGATTCTAAGTTTATTTCTTTTCCACTAATTCTTTGTTCTCTAATGTAATCTTTTATTCTACTTACTTCTTTATCTAGCATTTCATTGCTAATGCTAGTTTTTGGTTCTTTAAAACAGGCTTCTTTTTTATTCCAATTGACTTCTTCTGTATATTCTCCAAAAGGAAGTTTTAATACTTTAGAATTTAATGTAACTCTTAAGTTAATTGGACATTTTCCATCTTTTCTTTTTTTATCTGTGCGTAGGATAGGTTTAACTGAATAATTTAATTTCATGATTTTATTTTCTTACTTAATAACAGGTCAAGCATATTTTACGAGAGCTAAAATAGTAAGAAAAAGATTACATTTAATGAATAAATGTGTTTAAGTTATTGATATTCAATAATTTCGCTTTTTTAAAAAATAACAAAAAAAACACTTAAACAGTACTAGCTTAACAAATTGCGTTAGGATTGTTATTTTTTTAAGGGGGAAAAAATGGGGGTAAAGAAAATGATACAAAATGATACAAAATGACACATTTAGAAATAAAAAAAACCTTGGAGAACCCAAGGTTTTTGTAGCACTAAGGAGGAAAAATTGTCCTTATATCGTGACCTCGACAGGATTCAAACCTGTAACCTTCTGAGCCGTAATCAGATGCGCTATTCAGTTGCGCCACGAGGCCATTGTTTTGTGGGTGCAAATATAGCCATAATTGTGTAACCTGCAAATCAAAAAAAGAAAAAAATAATAAAAAATACAGCTGTAAAAACTACACAGTTGATATTCAGTGTTTTTAAAAGAAATAAAAAAATCCCTTGGACGAATGTACCAAGGGATTTTTTTGCTCAGAAAGTTTAGATGGAATAAGTTCCGTTAGTAGATATTCAGGTATTTAATACATTTTTTCCAGTTTCTTTTGATAAGCCCCTATTTTTTCCTCATAAGCTTTCATCTTTTCTTCATAGATTTTCATAGCCTCTTCGTATTTTTTCATGGCAGGTTCTCTTTTCAGCATTTCTTTTTCAAATTTCTCCATCTTCTTTTCAAATTCTTTTATCTGAGGCTCCATGTTCTCCATTTTTTTCTCAAAAGCTTTTATTTGCTTTTCGTAATCTTTCATGGCTTTTTCATCACTAAGATCGGAAGGTAAAGCTGGCGGGTTTGGAAAGGAAGGTGCTTTGGGCGCCGGAGGTAAATTGTCAAAATTGAATGTCGGCGGTGCCGGCGGTTCTGGTAGATCAGCCATCATATCATTCATAATGATGAATTCTGTTTCTTCTTCATCATTCGTATTAGTATAAACACGAACGGTTTTAGCTTGTTTTGTTTTTAGCGTTTTAAATTCGTTAGGAGAAATTTGTTTGCCATTTACGATATAGATCGCTTCTTCATCAGAATCGTCATCGTATTTAAAAGTAGCATTACCATTCATGATAATTACTCCGTTTTTTCCTTTTTTTCCGAATTTTTCAATAGCATCTTCTTCAGACAATTGCAGAACTGAACCTTCTTCCAGTTCTATCTTTTGATTCTTTAGCTCATCTTTTGTGTATTCTTTACCGTTGATGATATATAACTCTGATTGGTCGGAATCACCCGATTTTCGGATCTCTACTGTTTTGATATTGATAAGGCTGTCACCGATTTTGACTGATTTCGGCCCCATTGTTTCGATCTTTTTGAAAACTGTTCGAAGCTGTTTTCTTCCGAAACCCATATTCGTTTTTCCGCTCATATCAACCTCTTTAAAGAAACGGATCGGTTGTATCGGCTGATCACCATTGGCTGACATTCTTCCGGTGGAACCGTCTTTGTCTTTGAACTTAATATCTAAGGCAATAATTTCATTGTCTGTGTTTCTTTTTAGTTTTGAAACCTTGAAAGTAACATCGTGCTCTTTTTTAAGAATAGCTGTTTCTTTTTTGATTTCTTCATCGGTAGTGTTTTTAGTAATGATGAATTCGGTTGTTTCATCATTAGGAGTGATGAAGACCCGCTCTTTAACCTGAGCTAATGTTTTGATCTGGAATACCAAAAAGAATAAGGTCAATAAAGGAAGTACTACAGTGTATTTCCACATCTTTTTCTTGCTTGATGGATTGGTGTTTAACATAACGATTCGTTTTTTGATTAATGATTGATAAAATTGATTGGTGATTGATAATTGATTGTGATTGATAATAGTCTTTACTAATGTTTTTTGATATTGATAAGAATTATTACTCAAACGTGCCGTTTCTGAATCCGCAATATATTCTAAGTTTTGGAGAATAGCTTTGCGGTACAACCAGGATATGGGGTTGATCCAAAGGATAAAACAAAGTATTTTTCCCAGTAGTACATCAAAAGAATGACGCTGTTCAATATGTACCCTTTCGTGTAAAAAGATCAGATTAAGCTCTTCTGCTGTAAATTTTTCTTTGTTGTATACTAAAATATTAAAAAATGAGAAGGGATTTTGACCCTGCGAGGTTTCTACAACCCAGATGTTATTTTCTTTCCGACGATTGCCTTGACGAAAAATTCTGATGAGTGAAAAGATCTCAAGTAGTAGCGTAGTAGCCAGTAATAGAGCAATGATACTGTAAACAGAAGTAGCAATAAAATTCCAGTCGATAGGTATTTCTGTAACATCCACTGAGGGAATGCTAGCGGTAGAATTAGCGCTTACAAAAGGAAAATAATTTTGAACCTGAGGTTCCGGGTCGACCCAGATGATCTTGGTATAACTGAATAAAGGCAAGAGAAAAGAAATGAAAACTCCGGCAATAAGGAACCAGCGGTTAGTTTGAAAAAAGGTTTCCTTTTTCAAGAAAAGCTGGTACACACCATAGTGGAGTAGTAATAAACCATTTACCTTAAGAAAGTAGAGCCATAAAACATCCATACTATTTCTTTTTTTCGATTAGATCTAAAATTTCCCGAAGTTCGTCAGCAGTGATTTTTTCTTCTTCAGCAAAAAAGGAAACTAAATTTTTATACGAGTTGTTAAAATAGTGAGAAATAGCCGTATTCATAAAAGCTTTGCGATACTCTTCTTTGCTTACGATAGGGAAGTACTGGTGCGTATTGCCATAGGCAGTATGAGAAACATAGCCCTTTTCTTCTAAATTTCTGATTATTGTTGACAGCGTATTGTAATGTGGTTTCTCTTCTACGATCTCAGCCAATACATCTTTTACAAAAGCTTTTTTAAGCTTCCATAAAATGTGCATGATCTCTTCTTCTTTATTGGTTAATTTTTGCATAGCAATAGTTGTTTCGACATTGATGAGTCAAACTTACAACTATTTTTTTAGTTACACAACTATAAAAATAGTTATTTAACTAAATTTTACGTTTTTCAGTATCTTCTAAAGCTCTTGCCGTAACATAATAGCGCCATGCAATAATGGCTTTCTGCCATTTTTTACCTTTAATAGGATCAAGTCTTTGTTTGGTGAAACTAGGTAGGATAAGCTTGTTAAACTTAGCCAGTACAATAAAGAAAACGTTTTTAAATGTTTTGTCTTCATAGCGAACCAGAATAAAAACTAAAATCCCTAAGAGTGTACCGATCAGCCCTAAAATTCCCATGATGATCCAATTGGTCTGGTAACCACCGAAAAATTCAATGATGGTAAAACCTGTTTTGGCAGAAAGAATATGGGCTAAGCTGTAGCTCATAGTAAAAATAGCCATATACCTGCCTTCATGTCCTTTCGGAGCCCTGCTCATGGCAAAGGAGTTGGAAAAAGGAAAAGCAAACATCTCTCCGAATGTCATGCTGAACATCATGATCCACAAAATAGATTCCCATTTATTAAAGAGTAGCATGAACATACAGAGCGACATGATAAATGTACCGGCTGTTACTACTTTTACTTTATTAAAATGATGGCTCTCAATATAGCTGACCAATGGCATTTCCATAAAGAAGATCATTAAACCGTTAAATGATAAGAGCAGTCCGGTTTTATACTCGCTCATATTAAACTGTTCCTTATGGTAGAGTGGAAGAGTGGTAAACAACTGAAAGAAAATGATCCCGCTGATGAGACAAGTTGCTAAAAAGATCCAGAAGGGAATATCTTTAAAAACGGAAGCTGTTAAGATTTCTCCCGGATGTTTAACATCTTGATATTTAGATTTTTCTTTTTCTTTTACAGTAGCCCAAAAGATCACAATGGCAAGGATACAGGTTGTTCCGTCAACCCAGAATAATCCTTTATACCCCATATTCATAATGATTAATCCGCCTAAAGCAGGTCCGGCAGTAAATCCTAAATTAATCGCTAAGCGAACTAAGGTCAG
Proteins encoded in this window:
- a CDS encoding M56 family metallopeptidase, with the translated sequence MDVLWLYFLKVNGLLLLHYGVYQLFLKKETFFQTNRWFLIAGVFISFLLPLFSYTKIIWVDPEPQVQNYFPFVSANSTASIPSVDVTEIPIDWNFIATSVYSIIALLLATTLLLEIFSLIRIFRQGNRRKENNIWVVETSQGQNPFSFFNILVYNKEKFTAEELNLIFLHERVHIEQRHSFDVLLGKILCFILWINPISWLYRKAILQNLEYIADSETARLSNNSYQYQKTLVKTIINHNQLSITNQFYQSLIKKRIVMLNTNPSSKKKMWKYTVVLPLLTLFFLVFQIKTLAQVKERVFITPNDETTEFIITKNTTDEEIKKETAILKKEHDVTFKVSKLKRNTDNEIIALDIKFKDKDGSTGRMSANGDQPIQPIRFFKEVDMSGKTNMGFGRKQLRTVFKKIETMGPKSVKIGDSLINIKTVEIRKSGDSDQSELYIINGKEYTKDELKNQKIELEEGSVLQLSEEDAIEKFGKKGKNGVIIMNGNATFKYDDDSDEEAIYIVNGKQISPNEFKTLKTKQAKTVRVYTNTNDEEETEFIIMNDMMADLPEPPAPPTFNFDNLPPAPKAPSFPNPPALPSDLSDEKAMKDYEKQIKAFEKKMENMEPQIKEFEKKMEKFEKEMLKREPAMKKYEEAMKIYEEKMKAYEEKIGAYQKKLEKMY
- a CDS encoding BlaI/MecI/CopY family transcriptional regulator, whose amino-acid sequence is MQKLTNKEEEIMHILWKLKKAFVKDVLAEIVEEKPHYNTLSTIIRNLEEKGYVSHTAYGNTHQYFPIVSKEEYRKAFMNTAISHYFNNSYKNLVSFFAEEEKITADELREILDLIEKKK
- a CDS encoding MDR family MFS transporter, which translates into the protein MLQKAFLQYFNNFKGFSREIWILTLITFINRAGTMVLPFLSKYLKEDLNFSYGQVGWIMVSFGCGSMLGSWLGGKLSDSIGFYRVMIFSLLTSGLMFFGLQHIHTFEAFIVAIFLIMVIADMFRPAMFVSLAAYAKPENRTRALTLVRLAINLGFTAGPALGGLIIMNMGYKGLFWVDGTTCILAIVIFWATVKEKEKSKYQDVKHPGEILTASVFKDIPFWIFLATCLISGIIFFQLFTTLPLYHKEQFNMSEYKTGLLLSFNGLMIFFMEMPLVSYIESHHFNKVKVVTAGTFIMSLCMFMLLFNKWESILWIMMFSMTFGEMFAFPFSNSFAMSRAPKGHEGRYMAIFTMSYSLAHILSAKTGFTIIEFFGGYQTNWIIMGILGLIGTLLGILVFILVRYEDKTFKNVFFIVLAKFNKLILPSFTKQRLDPIKGKKWQKAIIAWRYYVTARALEDTEKRKI